The genomic stretch CGAAGACGAGTTCTACTGGATCGACGCGATCGGCTGTCTCGTGGTCGACGAGGCGGGCGCTCCCTTGGGCGAGGTGGTGGCGGTGGAACCGGGGACAGCGTACGACTTCCTGGTCATCCGGCGGCCGGGGGGGGAGGACGGGTACCTCCCCGTGGTGGCGGCCTTCCTCCGCAAGGTCGACACGAAGGCGCGGCGGGTGGTCGCCTCTCCGCCCGAGGGGTGGTGACGTGCGGATCGACGTCCTGACGCTCTTCCCCGGGATGTTCCCGGGGCCGCTTTCCCACAGCATCCTCGGTCGGGCGGGAGAAGCGGGGCTTCTCGCGGTCTTCGTGCACGACCTGCGTCCCTACGCGGAAGGAAAGCACCGGGTGACCGACGAGCCCCCCTTCGGCGGCGGCGGCGGGATGGTGATGAAGCCCGAGCCGATCTTCGCCGGGGTCGAGGCGCTGCGCGCGGCCCACGGGCCGGGGAGGGTCATCCTCCTTTCCCCCGCGGGCTCCCTCCTGACGCCCGAGGCCGCCGCGCGGCTGGCGAAGGAGGATCACCTGATCCTCGTCTGCGGCCGGTACGAAGGGGTGGACCAGCGGGTGGCGGACCACCTCGCGGACGAGGAGCTCTCCATCGGCGATTACGTCCTCTCCGGCGGGGAACTGCCGGCGCTGGTCCTGATCGATGCGGTGGCCCGCTTCCTGCCGGG from Deltaproteobacteria bacterium CG2_30_66_27 encodes the following:
- a CDS encoding tRNA (guanosine(37)-N1)-methyltransferase TrmD; translated protein: MRIDVLTLFPGMFPGPLSHSILGRAGEAGLLAVFVHDLRPYAEGKHRVTDEPPFGGGGGMVMKPEPIFAGVEALRAAHGPGRVILLSPAGSLLTPEAAARLAKEDHLILVCGRYEGVDQRVADHLADEELSIGDYVLSGGELPALVLIDAVARFLPGVLGDPAAPHNDSFSHGILEAPHYTRPRDFRGWTVPEVLLSGDHAAVAAWRKAEGERLTARNRPDLLKKKLTDP